A region from the Rosa rugosa chromosome 6, drRosRugo1.1, whole genome shotgun sequence genome encodes:
- the LOC133713375 gene encoding uncharacterized protein LOC133713375 produces the protein MKPSHLALDRNHRPLHATPKATMSLFLNPLRSPAIFSTRSDRSAGVSTTRRRLLIQSFSDFAKRGRKNCFLVGGERVQNAVKVRNRGLVPVRKWMRRLVRFHCMKRKKRESVSLLREGFMKYCLVKRHCFPVYWDGENRRVLRGNWFARKGVDWLPLREYFLIFLSTRR, from the exons ATGAAACCTAGCCACCTCGCCCTCGATCGAAATCATCGGCCACTGCACGCGACCCCCAAAGCTACGATGTCGTTGTTCCTTAATCCTCTTCGATCTCCGGCCATCTTTTCAACACGCTCAGACCGATCCGCAGGAGTTTCGACCACTAGACGACGACTTCTCATTCAATCATTCTCCGACTTTGCCAAAAG AGGGAGGAAGAATTGCTTTCTTGTTGGTGGAGAGAGAGTGCAGAATGCAGTGAAGGTCCGAAACAGGGGCCTAGTTCCAGTAAGAAAGTGGATGAGAAGGCTCGTTCGGTTCCATTgtatgaagaggaagaagagagagtcgGTGTCCTTGTTAAGGGAGGGCTTTATGAA GTATTGTTTAGTGAAGCGGCATTGTTTCCCTGTTTATTGGGATGGAGAAAACCGGCGTGTCTTAAGAGGCAACTGGTTTGCTCGTAAAGGGGTTGATTGGCTGCCTCTTCGTGAATATTTCCTTATTTTCTTATCTACAAGAAGATAA